One part of the Lotus japonicus ecotype B-129 chromosome 2, LjGifu_v1.2 genome encodes these proteins:
- the LOC130739758 gene encoding heat shock cognate 70 kDa protein-like, whose product MGKGDEGRAIGIDLGTTYSCVAVWREQHGRVDVIHNEQGNKITPSYVAFTDDHRLIGDAAKNQAALNPENTIFDVKRLMGRNYSNPIIKNDMKLWPFKVTAGANDKPMIVVKYKGKQLHLYAEEISSMVLSKMLEIAEAYLESAVKNAVITVPAYFSDSQRKATIDAGVIAGLNVMQIINEHTAAAIAYGLDKRSTNCKEKRNIFIFDLGGGTFDVCLLTIQGKEFKVKATAGNTHLGGEDFDNRMVNYFVEEFRRKSKLDISGNPKALRRLRSACERAKRALSWSSCTTVEVDGLFQSTDFCSSITRARFEELNMDMFRECIETVDRCLNDAKMDRSKVHDVVLVGGSSRIPKVQELLEEFFKGKNLCKSINPDEAVAYGAAVQAALLSGGGMKNVPNLVVSEVTPLSLGIFTVGGIMSVVIPRNTTIPVKKTKAYCTNEDNQPNVLIDVYEGERARASDNNLLGSFTISGIPPAPRGSQSLDVSFAIDANGILTVSAEMKSAGSKNDKKRLSTKEIKKLIREAENFRAEDEKFLRKANLMNALEDYIYKMKNALKNDCYVNPKLCSEEKKKISSEITRATNLLDVCNNQPHVLEELADYMKELDSLFELFQRMHCRQD is encoded by the exons atgggaaaaGGTGATGAGGGACGTGCCATAGGAATCGACCTTGGCACCACCTACTCATGTGTTGCAGTTTGGCGGGAGCAACATGGAAGAGTAGACGTCATTCATAATGAACAAGGAAACAAAATTACTCCCTCCTATGTTGCTTTCACAGATGATCACAGGTTGATTGGTGATGCTGCTAAAAATCAAGCTGCTCTAAACCCTGAGAACACTATCTTTG ATGTTAAGAGGTTAATGGGTAGGAATTATAGTAATCCcattataaaaaatgatatgaaGTTATGGCCATTCAAGGTTACTGCGGGTGCTAATGACAAACCCATGATTGTTGTTAAGTATAAGGGTAAGCAGTTGCATCTTTATGCCGAGGAAATATCATCCATGGTTCTCTCAAAGATGCTGGAGATTGCAGAGGCATATCTGGAGTCAGCGGTTAAGAATGCAGTTATTACTGTGCCTGCGTATTTTAGTGACTCTCAACGCAAAGCCACAATAGATGCTGGTGTCATTGCTGGTCTCAATGTTATGCAGATAATCAATGAGCACACTGCTGCAGCTATTGCGTATGGCCTTGACAAAAGAAGTACTAATTGTAAGGAAAAGCGAAATATTTTCATCTTTGACCTTGGTGGTGGTACTTTTGATGTGTGTCTCCTTACAATTCAAGGTAAGGAATTCAAAGTTAAAGCCACGGCTGGAAATACTCACCTAGGAGGAGAGGATTTTGATAACAGAATGGTGAACTACTTTGTAGAGGAGTTCAGAAGGAAGAGCAAATTGGATATTAGTGGAAATCCTAAAGCCCTGAGGAGGTTGAGAAGTGCTTGCGAGAGGGCCAAAAGGGCACTCTCATGGTCTTCATGTACCACAGTTGAGGTAGATGGTTTATTTCAGAGCACTGACTTTTGTTCCTCCATCACTCGTGCAAGGTTTGAGGAACTTAACATGGACATGTTTAGAGAATGTATAGAGACAGTGGATAGGTGCCTCAATGATGCTAAGATGGACAGGAGCAAAGTGCATGATGTTGTCCTTGTTggtggatcgtctaggattccAAAAGTGCAGGAGTTATTGGAGGAATTTTTCAAGGGGAAGAATCTGTGCAAGAGTATCAACCCTGATGAGGCAGTTGCTTACGGTGCTGCTGTTCAGGCTGCTTTGCTGAGTGGAGGAGGCATGAAGAATGTTCCAAACTTGGTGGTGTCAGAAGTTACACCACTGTCTCTTGGTATATTTACAGTAGGAGGCATCATGAGTGTGGTGATTCCTAGGAATACTACCATACCTGTGAAGAAGACAAAAGCTTACTGTACAAATGAAGATAACCAACCCAATGTCTTGATTGATGTTTATGAAGGTGAGAGAGCTAGAGCAAGTGATAACAATTTGTTGGGTTCTTTTACTATTTCTGGCATTCCTCCAGCACCTCGTGGGAGCCAGTCTCTTGATGTATCCTTTGCTATTGATGCAAATGGCATTCTAACTGTTTCTGCTGAGATGAAATCCGCTGGTAGTAAGAATGACAAAAAGAGGCTGTCGaccaaagaaattaaaaaattgattcgAGAAGCTGAGAATTTCCGGGCTGAAGACGAGAAGTTCCTTAGGAAGGCCAATTTAATGAATGCATTGGAGGATTACATTTACAAGATGAaaaatgctttgaagaatgatTGTTATGTTAATCCAAAGCTTTGctcagaagaaaagaagaagatcagTTCTGAAATTACAAGGGCCACAAATTTGCTTGATGTTTGTAATAATCAGCCACATGTGTTGGAGGAACTTGCGGATTATATGAAGGAACTTGACAGCTTGTTTGAGTTGTTTCAACGCATGCATTGTAGGCAAGATTGA